CGTTTATCAGCACAAAAGCCGACTCGTCTTGTTGACAAATCACATCCCAAAAAACACGCCCACTCCGTTAAAATCGAGCCCTCGGGATACGAACAATTATTAAatgacacaacaataataatattgatataaTGACGACGTGTCACGACATTTACTGTCAAAATAATTACATTCGCTGACTCATCGTCTCATTGAGTCACTTGCCACAGGTTAAAAGGGAGACTTAACCACAGAGAATACGCTAAAGAATGCAACAAATCGggcatttttaaatcaaacatgtgtcatttattaaagGTGTGCGCTTCCTGTAACGTCGGATACTCGTAAAACAGcgataaatacaaataaattatCCTAACGACTACGCAATATTGTTCAACACAGCGTGTATTCCCGTTAAGAAAATCCCGAAACGTCCACAAATCAGTGCAAAGTGAGACGGAATTTTCAGTGACACATCCGCTTtacaccttcaaaataaaatgacagcgAGGACACTcgacataaatacataaacagccacacttataaaaaaaaaacgctatttacttattttaatatgatttaaatCGCCTGGCCTGAAAGCATCTGCTTCTTTCATTTGCCAAATGTTCAAATATACTGATAAATTCTATAATTTCTTTGCGGTATTCCATTTAAAAAGCGTATTTCTGCTTGTTGGTTAGCCTGCTTGCTAACTAACGAGCGTTGACGTTAATGCTAGGCACAAAATGCTAGGTACAAAATGTTGACTAAAATAAATGGGAAAAACAGTGGTTTTTGCTCTATCTACAGCTGATATtgtttacatcacattacacaAACGTGTTATTAATCCCTTTACACGttatatttccattttaaatgacatgataCGGTTTCAATGAATTTTGGGAACATTTTAGATCTCACAATACACAATATATCATCTATGATTTCCAATTCAAGTAGTATTTCGCTCACAAATGTATCAatcaatcatcatcatgttgCTCCTGAGAACAGCACTGTTTACGTTGACTGTAAATTAGCAATGATaccaaaaatacaaatgtaaatgataCATTTGTGGTTTTACGTATcctatgcttttattttgcagGTACAAACGCTTCGCTTCCGGTCCTGCGACGACGCTATTGACTCCGCAACAACATGGTGGAAAATGCCACAAATTCtcccacagaaaaaaagaggattaTTTCTTACCTCGGCAGCTAAAGTCGAAGCCgcaacaagcagcagcagagaagccACTCGGTCCCACATCGTTGCTCCGATAAAGACTCTCCTGAAAGCGGCGTTTTTAGCGAGCTGTTCTTCGGCAGTGAAACAATGAGTGTGTACTCTGCGCCGGTGACTCCCGTTGTCTGACGGTGACTGAGGCTGTACAGCTGCTCACAGCGGATCACCTGACCACAGCCGACGAGTgggattaacacacacacacacacacacactcatgcatgcacgcgcacacacacacttcctatgttttattcatttatttatttatttctgtgaacacagcaaaaacaaaccaagcCTGCAGAGTCACACTATTAAGAACACTTAAATCACATCTTTAATTTATAgaacagtgaggaaaaaaatattttccccCCGACACCATTATTCACAGTTGCACCACTAtcatttaaaaacctttaaagggatagtttaaagttgttgttttttccattttgagataaaacaaaatgtaaacacaaggaAAATCAGAGTGTCGCTACTTAATATGTTtataaattcaatttattttcaaGTCAATGATATCTCACCACCATTGCACAGACACTTCCAACTGGAATCGgatgtttttttaaccactcattctcttgcaccaaagtccttagagaaaatcagtgattttagctcacaggagctgctggccaCTGCTGCACCGTGTggcaggtttgtgtcactgagataaagatTCCAAATGCCAAACTcgcaaaaacacagattttaatttACTGACGGAGACAACAATGgtttaacaactcctgtgtgctttatgggctttggtgtgggagcgtaAGAGGTTTACAAAacgacacaaacttcagttttaggaggaaaaaaaaatgctgtgtaacagtgagatatggttacattttatttggtgagccttttgtcaagtggttaaaacctgtttttttgttgtgtcccCGCTGGGAGCGATGTtttcagtgtgagtgagtgtccgtgtctcaggctggttcttcaCAACAGTACctcaagcaaaaaaaacaaaaacaaacctgaactgtcccttaaAACACTTTCAGATGATGAACACAGTCGTGTAAAGGTTTTTTCCATAGTTGTGTAAAGGTTTTTTCCATAGTCGTGTAAAGGTTTTTTCCATAGTTGTGTAAAGGTTTTTTCCATAGTCGTGTAAAGGTTTTTTCCATAGTCGTGTAAAGGTTTTTTCCATAGTTGTGTAACGGTTTCAGTTCCATCTGCAAATGaaaaactctcccacaccaaactccatagagaaaatcagcgttttaaCATCACTGACACAGGACACTGCTCATCTACTTCTGCCTCTTTTGCTAAGTTTGTGTCCCTGAGGTTAATTCAAACAAAGcaattcaaacacagaattttacCAAGTAATTTTCTTGAACTTAATAAAGGCAGCAGTGGTTCAACAtcgctgtttttctctgtggggtgCACGAGGTCTACAAAACGACATCAGATTCAGTTTTAGGAGGGAAAATGCTGTGAGATAAAGTGACATTTTATCtgatgagccttttgttaagtggctaaaacctgtttttctgttgtgtctctgctgggAGCGATGTGtccatgtctcaggctggttcttaACAACAGTAcctcaagcaaaacaaaaaaatctgtccCCAGTTCAGTTTCAAGTATGGCGACAATAACACAGTCCTTTTTCAAGTCGTCCACATCGTCAGGATCAGGATTAGTAGAATTCTTAACTTCCAATCCCACACATAGGCATAGATCAAGTGAGCATCATCTCCTTGAATGTCCGTCGTAATCCTGAAGTGGTCTTCATCACAGCAGTAGGATGAGAAAATTCTGACCCCCAGCTTCTTAAATTATTGTTTAATACCTCATCAACTACTCCAGAAAATTGCACAGGGCCTCTTAAGGTTTTTCGAAGCATGGTGGTGTGAAATTCACATGTATTTATCAAGAAAAAACAGATTGCATGCATTCATCAAAGGGCACACTTGATAAAAATAAGATCATTTAGAATTAAAAAGTCATTAAGAGTGTGTTTATGgctttttgtttctgttaaagcagccttttctgactggtaactgatgtttgtgtcactctgtaaaccactcactccctgcaccaaaccccatagagaaaacgcgggatttttacatcacagcgtacaggagttgtcgatccactgctgcctccatccgtaagttcaaatgtgttatttggaACAATTCTGGGTTTGAAGTCCTTcattctgatttatttcagtgacacaaactgaccacacgaggcagcagtcgaccagcagctgctgtatctccatgagctaaaaacgcttgttttctcgatggactttggtgcgggagagggAGCAGTTTCCAAACTTTGTTACCAGCAGCTTAAGCAGGTGCAGATTCTATTAGGTGAGCTAAAATCTGTATTTCCTCTTCGTGTCTCTGCTGGTGGACACGTTCAGTGAGacggaggcagagggagagagttcCAGGATGGCTACCGGGCACTGGAGACATGAACCTAAACCCTAAACTCTCACTTTAATGTGTCATAAAACGACTGAATTGTCCGTAGTTTCACGGGCCTTATGTGCAACAACCAGTCCACACCAATCTGAGCAGCAGGAATTCACTTGCGGGTGCAGCCGGGGTAcgggggaggaggggagcaGTTGGCCGGCCGGGGCTGAGTCGGCGTGTAGGGCGGGGgatgcagggagggagggaacaTCTCGTAGTCGTAGGTGTACGGAGGCGGAGGACCTGAGGGAGAGATGATAATAAAGAGGCTTTTATGTCAAAACCCTCACATGGTGTTCAGAAAGGTGAATGAGGCCCATTTTAAAGCCTCAGGACACCTGCCCCCATTTCACAGGGAGTTCAGTGTGACAGCTACACCCTCTAGTGGTTCAACGGAGGAGCTGCACTCTGCAGGAGGAGGCCTGGgtttagaaataaagaaaataaggaGCAGCCTTTGTTGCTAAAACATGGAAAATTtgatttttctgacagatgAAGCAGATTCTTGAGTAACTACCATTTAAAGAGTCATTATTTTCCACTGTGAAGATGAGAAAGTAAAGCTATGATACTgttttcagcattttttaaattagtttcTCTGTCCCTGTGGAAGTGATTGTACGTACAGGATGTACGCGCACGTCTGTGAAACGTGACGAGAGCAGCAGGAGCCGCCGCCGAGCGCCAACTGTGAAGGCAAGACACCGAGGGAGGACGGACGCTAAATAAATGATgagaacagaaaacaaagtcGTCCCAGAGAATAAACGTGGacgtgaaaataaataaaaaagtgtgagaGTGATGGACGCGCTGCTAATAAAGAAACACGTCTCAGGTTTCATCTGAAGCTTCACAATCAGGAATCACGGCGCTCGGCCAACGCTGGACACCTTACACCTGTTCTTCTCTTTTTACATCCGCCTTGTTCCTTTTATTTCTGACCGCCCGAGGTCAGGAGGTAGAGTTTCACCGTCGCACGACGTGTTTGTGCGCGGACTGTAAAACAACAGCGCTGGAAACCCTTTCCTGTAAGTCAGAGTCCATTTAATGTTGGcctttaaataataaagtttCATTAATCTGTCcaaaattaatattattattataaacaatCTGTTTATTACATGTATGAAACTATGGTACTGAAATActatctataaatatatatagttataaattaaaaaggttaacttaaaagttttttttatatcgcACTTTCTCAATTTCACTACAAAGTCGTAAAACAAAGGTGAtaaaaaacgaaataaaaagggaaaaacgcAGGTAATGcatcaaataaattaaataaaaaattattgTGAAAagcttggaaaaaaaataaatctaaaaataaaaaaaagggtggTAGGTAAATCACTTTATCCATAATATTTGATAATTTATGCTGAATGCATCAGGaaaaagggatagttcatgtttttgaattagtttgactaaaacctgacttttaaaatatctctatgtatctctctataagctagtacGTATTAAATCAGTCTAACTCCAGTCCTACTAAGtgcatacatgcaggagtaataggactatgaatcgcattacgttagtccgactaagactagctccatttaagttggactaatgtgtttacatgacaataAGAAACCCAACTAAACCGACTAAaagtcttagtccgactaaaatcagacgTTTAACATATTACAAAAGCCTAAGCGGGGACTTGTATTAAAATGTGACTCAgtgaaagttaaataaaaaatttaattacatattaaaaacacattaaaaagagTGCTTTACATACCAGCACCTGGTATTTTTAGAGTTTCTGGATCTGAATAGAACTTCCTGCTTATAGCTTTAACCATCTTACATAAGCATGAGAAAATCCTGAACTAAACTTGTTCAATGGGACTCCTGcatataaatgtcatatttcattCAAATACTATAAGTTTTGACAGAAACATGACCTAAATTCACATAACCATCACCAAAACGGGACGTTGTCCACAggaagacaaacacaacacatgtccTTGGCAGAGTGTGTGATGGTGCGGACCCACCTGGGTAACCCTGCGTCACAGTGTTCATGTATGACGTGCTGAACACGCCGACCCGCGCGCCGCGTCCGTTcttcatacacatgcacacgcatAGGAACAGGGCGGCCACCGCCCCCATCAGGAACACCACGCCAAACACTATACCGGAGATGGCTGTGcccctggaacacacacacacacacacacacacacacacaccatcaataCTGGAAATaagctgttgccatggaaacacacagcagcatctTGTGTGTAGCACAGTTGTATTGTTTTCATATCATTAGACttggagaagaaagaaaagacaaacaataataGATGAAGATAATTATGTGGACACACCTACAGGTTTGAAGTTCTCATGCCCCGCCTTCGTTTACGTCATCAATACGGCAAAtatgaagtctgtgtgtgtgtagtgtttatTTAGACTAATATTCTTAAAGGGAACTAACATAACTTAACAGTGTGTttgactctcccacaccaaaccccatagagaaaaccagcgattttgacatcacagcacacaggagttgttgatccactgtttaTTTAGTaatgcctccatcagtaagttcaattgtgttattttgtaaaattcggcatttgaaaaaACCTTTGTTCAAATTAACATAAGTGACATAAACGTACCAAACAAGGCAGgatggaccagcagctcctgtgtgcccacgagctaaaaccactgattttctctatggagtttggtgtgggagcatGAGAGTttttcaaagtgacacaaacttcagtttgcgGGCAGATTTGTCTGTCTTACAGCAGGAAGAGCCTGAACTACTAACCTTTAACACTGAATAATATCCGTATTGTGGCTAAATTACGAGTGTGTTAACCTACGAGAGGACGTCCCCGACGTAGGCGTAGTAGGAGCAGCAGAAAGGCGGCGACCCATCGCAGCAGTACTCCATGCAGCCTTCACACTGAGCCTCAGAaccacctgcaacacacacacacacacacttagttaGGGAATTCACATGATTGACACAGCACCTGGAAGAAAGTCATAAATCAGTGAGATAATCCAGAATACTCGTAAAGCTCGTGTTTTTATAGTGaacgttgtttttttccaaacccTGAATGGGAGAAAAAAGCTTGAATGGATGCAATAATGAACGCTTTCATGAGCTGAACTCAACCACCGGCTTCTGTTTATACCTTcaaagagcagagggagaggattTATGATGAGCTCAGAGAGCGACTTTATAAAAGTGTTAACCGTGGTGATCTCATACAGGAAGACCTCGGGGTTTGTTCTAACAAATCCCCGCTGtctgttttactgtatttaaaaaagggatagttcagagaaaacacaaggaaaaacagagtTATCTAAAGGCTCGTCTAATAATCTAATGTAGGACAGACTGGAAACTACAGTTGGTGCCACTTTGAGCgttactgacggaggcagcagtggtttgAAAACCTAAAATCActtgttttctctatggggtttggtgtgggagagtgagcggtttacaaatgtcattgttaaaTTCAGAAAAGAGTGATTTAAGTCTCTCATTTCCTCCGACTCTGGTCACAAAGACGCCTTCTGCTCATAATGGTAACAAGCCGCCGTTGCCATGTGACCGCGGCCCAGTATCTCACTGTATGACGAACGACACGCATGAGAACTGAGGCGGTGGAGCAGCTGGCTCTGCGTCAGCGACACAGCACACAGATTAtcaccttttaaaaaacatgatatGCTCATAACATTAAGCGGATTAAGCCttaatgtttttatcattttgacatttgacctGAAACTGTTGCTGCTTGTATTTCCTGCAAAAATCACCAGCTCTGGCATCAGAAATGTTCAAATATGATGCTGGTTGTTCTCACGCaggaggaaaaactgaaaatatgtttggttttaaatgattatattataaagaaaatgcattttctgacaggtttaaaacatttgatcaattttaagggtaaaaaaaagtgacgaTGCAGCTAAAAAGTCACTAAATTTGATCTGCTATCATATTTTTTCCAGATTAATATTCACCGTGAGAATCTAAAGACATAAATTGATTGAAATGTTACTTGGAAGAAAAATAGAGCCATTAGACGCGGCCTCCGTTTGCTTCAGACTGATAAATTTGAATTATTCAGCTCTTATTGAAATCAGAGATGGACGCAGATGAGCGCGAGCAGTGATTCAGCGGCAGAATTATTCCTTCCTGAGTGGGAAGTGATTAGACCGGGCCACGGCGTTGAGTGGCCACATTAACATATTCTAACATTTAGCACCTGCGCATCAGCGTGGATCCTGATCCGGCACCATCACTTTACACCCAGCAGCAGGCCTTATtcttgacgtgtgtgtgtgtgtgtgtgtgtgtgtgtgtgtgtgtgtgtgtgtgtgtgtgtgtgtgtgttcaggtcaaagttctgtgttttctcctcGTGGCTCGTACGCCTCCAGGCACACGTTGTTTTTGAGTGTGAGTGATTGCTGAGAGaacgtgtgtgtacgtgcaccaagcttgttttcattctcagtgtgtgtgtgtgtgtgtgcgtgtgtgtgtgtgtgtgtgtgtgtgtgtgtgtgtgtgctcctttATTTAAAGTGTGCCTGTTTGCAAAAAAGGcctcaacaaacacacaactcacCAAAAGTTGTGGCAGCAGGTTGAGACAAGTAGaggcacagctgtgtgtgtgtgtgtgtgtgtgtgtgtacagtgattTTAAATGCACACGGGGAGGGAAAccacattaaagggacagttcagggtttttgaCATTGTCAGCATGATTTGAGCCAAGACACTGGAACTCaggacgtttgtaaaccactcattttcccccgcaccaaagtcctttgagaaaatgtgtgattttagcGCGTACACGCACAGatgctgctggtccactgctgcctcgtgtggtcagtttgtgtcactgaggtcaatctaaaCAAATGGTTTCAAACATCAAGTCACAGTATAGCACATTTCAAGTTGCACATGGAGGCAGCAAGTGGATcaaaaactcctgtgtgctgtgatgttaagtcgctggttttctctctggggtttggtgtgggagagcgagtggttttacaaactccactttcctgttggaaaagtctgttttagagtgaaataaagacgtgaacataaGTTACAGACGTGAGAAGGTGTCACTGGTGgctgttttttccttgtgtactcgctccacacaacaaaaaaaggcctTAAATATCACAATCATGTTTTGCCCGATGTGTCCTTAATGAAGGAGGGTGTGAGtaatggaacacacacacacacacacacacacacatatgtgtttAAAAAGTTATGGGATTCCCATGTGAATGACTTGAGGGAGGTCCCAGCAGCAGGAGACTCAGTCTGGGTGGTCCCTCATCAGCTCCTGGCTCCTgtctctccacacacacgctgcagtgAGACAATGTCCttcacccccaccccctttctctcacacacacacacacacacacactctgcacccccctcctccaccacagaCTCGCCTCAGATCAAAAGTTTCCAGCAGTTTTCTCACATCTTACGTTCTCGGTCTGTGCGTCATGGCTGTGCGTAAAAGTGGAATTAGTGCATCCAAAAAGCGGTGTTTTCCTGcgcattcactcagtcactcattcatcccTGACGCTGCAGGACACGCgtcatcacttcatcattaTTAACtcttattatttgtattattatttaattcgGGATCACCACGTGGGTGCGCGTGGGAtgctgagaaaaaacaaaaactcaccGGTGAATAAACAAAGTAGGAGCGAGTTTCCCAGCCAGCTCCCCGCCTGCGTCCTCCTCCaactcctgctcctcctgcagagGGTTTCCATGAGCGTCTCAGGAGtaaagagcagcaggaggagacgTCACCTGTTCGGTTCTTCCAGATACATGGTTATTATGGGGTGTCTCCTCACAAACAGGCCACTTTCGCGGTGCTTCCCACTGGAGTTTTTTCTCCTCCACGTGTGAACCTCTCTGCTTTGCTCTCTCACCtcggactgactgactgactgcctgCTGTGACTCCTCTCAGCTCCTcccccatctcctcctctcctcccccattTCCActgcacagagggagagagagagagagagagaggaggtatGAAGTCAGCCTAAAAAAGAGAGGTCCAAAACCGGCGGCTTGCGTGCCACATGCGGAGCCTCACATGGATCTCATCTGGCCCGCcaattcattgattcattttgacacataaatgtgttgttttttaaaattattgtGAATTACATATTgttaaacatcaaaacaaacacctttattttgaagttatgtttttaaggatttttattgtgaaaatctgCGGTGAATATGTCAGTTAACCTCCAgttgaatgaatgtgagatgtAGTGGAAATGAATCTTTAAAGGCTTTAAAgggtcaagttttttttttatttggtcattatttatttatctattttattatttatgttttatttttacagttgacaggtttttttttagctgattgtaaaaaaaaagaagtggaacAAAATGTACACGTTGCTTTGATGTGAACGGGAAAAtcacttaaataataataaacacgaTATATCACTTGAAGGcttatgaatggatgaattctTCAGGGTTCATATTTGTTCAGCACATTTCAACAGTTCATTTGTCAAAAACCTTTGTccctacatttatttttaaattgctgCATATCCTTGAACGAGCCTTTGAATacgttgtaaataaaaacacaataaaaatgtttcatttactGCGactattttacaaaataaagtcgtaaatcTTCGTCCTCTCGTGTTTGAGctaaaatgtgaacatgaacccactcctcctcacacacacacacacacacacacacacacacgtgtgctggAAACACTTTGCCTTTAAAAACACCACCACTTTGTGCTCGACTATAAAAGTGATCATTAAAGCGCAAAATTATACTTCAGCGTTCACATGAACGCTCACTTATTCTCTTACATAATCAAAAACCACCACATTCTTCTAATACATGCTGAAATAAGACAAACTCTGTGAACTGAAAGTCTGAGTCAAACAAACGTGAGCAGGGCAGCAGAGGAGCGACGATCATTATTTAGCTCTCTCAGAAAAAATGCCACCCacagcgacagcagcagcagcagcagcagcagcagcagcagcggctgtgATTCATGATGCTTTCCAGATGTTTTTAGAGTCGTGACGCCGAGACATGAACAAACAAgcaggtaaaagaaaaagaagcttttTAGAATGTTGACGTTCTAATAAAGTCAGAGTTTTTCTTCACAAAGTAAAGTTGATGAAGTTTtacctcccctctctctctctctctctctctctctctctctctgtctgtgggGTCAACAGATCCTACTATCATGCACATTATGGAGGAGGAGGCCAATTTTCTTCTTAACCATTGTATAATTACAGGATAATGATTTCCTTTGTTGCTGCATGGGAGCCAACAAGGCAGGCGATCGtacacccccccaccccgccGGGCCCCCCGGGCCCCCGACAGTCCAGAGCAGCAGTGGGACTGTGGTTGTTTCTGTGACCGGTTGGGGGAGGAGATTCATGTcctcaccagcaggtggcagtggaAACAAACCTCTGTGACATTTTCATCGACTTCAACCTCAAGGATAATCTGAGAAGAAGACGATTCaattcactttttaatttacacagATTAGCGTTTATAGCTGCTATGTTCCCGcgcctgcacacaggaagtgatttgtttaagGTCAAGGCAGACGACTGCAAACGCGTTTGAACGACAGCACAAAGAGGCGTCCACCAAATGTTTTTCACACGGGATAAACGCCTCTTGA
This Solea senegalensis isolate Sse05_10M unplaced genomic scaffold, IFAPA_SoseM_1 scf7180000014515, whole genome shotgun sequence DNA region includes the following protein-coding sequences:
- the cyyr1 gene encoding cysteine and tyrosine-rich protein 1 yields the protein METLCRRSRSWRRTQAGSWLGNSLLLCLFTGGSEAQCEGCMEYCCDGSPPFCCSYYAYVGDVLSGTAISGIVFGVVFLMGAVAALFLCVCMCMKNGRGARVGVFSTSYMNTVTQGYPGPPPPYTYDYEMFPPSLHPPPYTPTQPRPANCSPPPPYPGCTRK